Proteins from a single region of Patescibacteria group bacterium:
- the pilM gene encoding type IV pilus assembly protein PilM, whose product MAKPLSFLGVDLSPDAIKVVELQPEKGKPQLVTYGYTESKGDVLMGDFISNKNITSTMIKEVANRAKVTTNLALAALPIASVFTTVAKLSNLLKRDLDNKAKIKSLLAEELKKILPRPLEEMAFDFNLLPSEEIKKMGPNDKVEIVRYLITAAANETVKEYVEIFKQSGFELTNLDIEAFALVRSLVGTDQSLIMIVDIGENRTTLSIVNLGIPILNRSIQAGGASVTKAIADSLKITISEAENYKLDLGIMMAQEKMDNFPKPVEDAIAPIVTEIQYLIKNYYDLMGQAKILDKIILTGGSALLGNYLDQYLTKILNIRVYVGDPWARVVYPEELKPILAEIGPRFSVALGLAMREIIL is encoded by the coding sequence ATGGCAAAACCATTAAGTTTTTTAGGCGTTGATTTATCGCCAGATGCAATTAAAGTGGTTGAGCTCCAGCCAGAAAAAGGCAAGCCTCAACTTGTGACCTATGGTTATACAGAATCAAAGGGCGATGTTTTAATGGGTGATTTTATTTCCAATAAAAATATTACTTCAACCATGATAAAAGAAGTGGCTAATCGCGCTAAAGTCACAACTAATTTAGCTCTGGCAGCTTTGCCTATTGCTTCGGTTTTTACTACAGTGGCCAAATTATCAAATTTGCTAAAAAGAGATCTGGACAATAAAGCCAAAATAAAATCATTATTAGCAGAGGAGCTTAAAAAGATTTTACCGCGGCCTTTGGAAGAAATGGCTTTTGATTTTAATCTGCTTCCCAGCGAAGAGATAAAAAAAATGGGGCCAAATGACAAAGTTGAAATTGTGCGTTATTTGATTACAGCGGCTGCCAATGAAACAGTGAAGGAATATGTGGAAATTTTTAAGCAGTCTGGTTTTGAACTGACCAATTTAGATATTGAAGCTTTTGCCTTAGTCAGATCTTTAGTCGGCACTGATCAGTCATTGATTATGATTGTTGATATCGGGGAAAATCGCACAACATTATCAATTGTGAATCTTGGCATTCCGATTCTCAACCGCAGTATCCAAGCCGGTGGCGCATCTGTGACTAAAGCGATTGCTGACAGTTTAAAAATAACAATTTCTGAAGCTGAAAATTATAAATTGGATCTGGGCATAATGATGGCCCAGGAAAAAATGGATAATTTCCCAAAGCCAGTAGAAGACGCAATTGCCCCTATTGTTACAGAGATACAATATCTGATCAAAAATTATTATGATTTAATGGGCCAGGCCAAAATTTTGGACAAAATTATTTTAACCGGCGGCAGCGCTCTTTTAGGCAATTATTTAGATCAATATCTGACTAAAATTTTAAATATCCGAGTTTATGTCGGCGATCCCTGGGCCCGCGTAGTTTACCCTGAGGAATTAAAGCCGATATTAGCAGAGATTGGCCCGCGTTTTTCAGTGGCCTTAGGCTTGGCCATGAGAGAAATTATTTTATAA
- a CDS encoding response regulator gives MPKDTKAKIILIEDDNFLVEMYTTKFELEGFAVVSAEDGQKGLEMVKREKPDIILLDILMPKMDGFAVLDALKKDKETADIPVILLTNLGQKDDVKKGFEKGAVGYLIKAHFMPSEVVEKIKKILKENKK, from the coding sequence ATGCCCAAAGACACAAAAGCCAAGATTATTTTAATTGAAGATGATAATTTTTTAGTAGAAATGTACACGACTAAATTTGAGCTGGAAGGGTTTGCTGTTGTTTCCGCTGAAGATGGCCAAAAGGGTTTGGAAATGGTTAAGCGGGAAAAACCAGATATAATTCTGCTTGATATTTTAATGCCTAAAATGGATGGATTTGCGGTATTAGACGCTTTGAAAAAAGATAAAGAGACTGCTGATATTCCGGTTATATTGCTGACAAATTTAGGCCAAAAAGATGATGTTAAAAAAGGTTTTGAAAAAGGCGCTGTCGGTTATCTGATTAAGGCTCATTTTATGCCTTCAGAAGTCGTGGAAAAAATAAAGAAAATTTTAAAGGAAAATAAAAAATAA
- a CDS encoding type II secretion system protein yields MSSRGFTKIEILIVAILIVLVLAADFFVISYLNSKQQDVQVMSEISRLRSGLEAYLLKNNYYPVSLEPLVLNSELNSSEKLCVEGFEKFSFQCAQEILNPVPNLYLTKGNSYIYKSTDNNKNYQLEFTLLSDFPAQNLKKGKNCATNSQIISQPCF; encoded by the coding sequence ATGTCCAGCAGAGGTTTTACCAAAATTGAAATTTTAATAGTGGCAATTTTGATTGTTCTTGTCTTGGCTGCGGATTTTTTTGTAATCTCGTATTTGAATTCCAAACAGCAAGATGTCCAGGTCATGTCTGAAATCAGCCGGCTCAGAAGCGGTTTAGAGGCTTATCTTTTAAAAAATAATTATTATCCAGTCTCGCTTGAGCCGCTTGTTTTAAATAGTGAATTAAATAGCAGCGAAAAATTATGCGTTGAAGGCTTTGAAAAATTTAGCTTTCAGTGCGCCCAGGAAATTTTAAATCCAGTTCCAAATTTATATTTAACCAAAGGCAACTCTTATATTTACAAATCAACAGATAATAATAAAAATTATCAATTAGAATTTACACTCTTAAGCGACTTTCCGGCGCAGAACCTTAAAAAAGGTAAAAATTGCGCCACCAATTCTCAAATAATTAGTCAGCCTTGTTTCTAA
- a CDS encoding type II secretion system protein GspG has translation MFKKNNEWGVSLIELLIIIAIIVLLAGISMIALNSQQIKARDANRISDIRQIRTALEFYSSDEAQYPVVEQPIILGQTGSEKLCAKAEGAFVSAGTECKTETTYMSKIPKDPLANQKYNYLGSATGYDITFITEKESSLGPAGTYHAHSQVIDAVPGNK, from the coding sequence ATGTTTAAAAAAAATAATGAATGGGGAGTGAGCTTAATTGAACTGCTGATCATAATCGCGATTATTGTGCTTTTAGCCGGAATCAGCATGATTGCTTTAAATAGCCAGCAAATTAAAGCCCGTGATGCCAATCGCATCAGTGATATCCGCCAAATCAGAACAGCTTTGGAATTTTATTCTAGCGATGAAGCGCAATATCCTGTCGTTGAACAGCCGATTATTTTAGGCCAGACCGGGTCAGAAAAATTGTGCGCCAAAGCCGAAGGCGCTTTTGTGAGCGCAGGCACAGAGTGTAAGACAGAGACAACTTATATGTCAAAAATTCCTAAAGATCCTTTAGCAAACCAGAAATATAATTATCTCGGCTCAGCCACTGGTTATGACATAACCTTTATCACTGAAAAAGAAAGCAGCCTGGGTCCAGCCGGCACTTATCATGCGCATTCCCAGGTTATTGATGCAGTCCCTGGCAATAAATAA
- a CDS encoding prepilin peptidase — MIFEAILIFLLGLIFGSFLNSLIYRLYTKLSLWQRSICPKCRNILRLIDLIPFLSFIFLGGKCKKCRKKISWQYPLVELITGILFVLVFLKNGVVDLMLFRDLFFVFVLIFILVFDWKYYLILDKIVWPALAMSLILNLFLGLNWLDLILGMAIGSGFFLIQYLFSRGQWVGEGDIKLGLLIGAMLGWQSTLLVFILAYLIGGLVAVILLLASKKKFGDILPMGTFLAAAAIIVLLAGEKILSWYF; from the coding sequence ATGATATTTGAAGCTATCCTGATATTTCTATTAGGCCTGATTTTTGGCAGTTTTTTGAATTCTTTGATTTATCGTTTGTACACGAAGCTCTCTTTATGGCAGCGTTCAATCTGCCCAAAATGCAGGAATATTTTAAGATTAATTGATTTAATCCCTTTTTTGAGTTTTATTTTTTTAGGCGGTAAATGCAAAAAATGCAGAAAAAAAATCAGCTGGCAATATCCTTTAGTGGAATTAATTACCGGAATTTTATTTGTCCTGGTTTTTTTGAAAAACGGGGTCGTAGATTTAATGCTGTTTAGAGATTTATTTTTTGTTTTTGTTTTGATTTTCATTTTAGTTTTTGACTGGAAGTATTATTTGATTTTGGATAAAATTGTCTGGCCAGCTTTGGCAATGAGTTTAATTTTAAATTTGTTTTTAGGCTTAAATTGGCTGGATTTAATTTTGGGCATGGCAATTGGCAGCGGATTTTTTTTAATTCAGTATTTGTTTTCCCGTGGTCAATGGGTAGGCGAAGGAGATATAAAACTCGGTTTATTGATTGGCGCCATGCTTGGCTGGCAATCAACTTTACTTGTGTTTATCCTGGCCTATTTAATCGGCGGATTAGTCGCAGTAATTTTATTATTAGCCAGCAAGAAAAAATTTGGCGATATTTTGCCCATGGGAACTTTTTTAGCAGCTGCCGCAATAATTGTTTTGCTTGCGGGTGAGAAAATTTTGAGTTGGTACTTCTGA